From Streptomyces durmitorensis, a single genomic window includes:
- the lipB gene encoding lipoyl(octanoyl) transferase LipB: protein MSEFQFVRLGFGPDSVEYQEAWDEQRRVHAARFADELPDTCLLLEHPPVYTAGRRTQDSERPLDGTPVVDVDRGGKITWHGPGQLVGYPIQKLPRPVDVVAHVRRLEEALIRTCAEFGLETSRVEGRSGVWVLGDPVERRPALGGLTLDFDPRTQDDEFDARFNGPEYAPSNAGQRREDRKIAAIGIRVAKGVTMHGFALNVNPDNTWFDKIIPCGIRDAGVTSLSYELGREVTIADVLPVAEKHLREVLEGAELKPRTVEKPVGTTVENPETEKATA from the coding sequence GTGAGTGAGTTTCAGTTCGTCCGTCTGGGCTTCGGCCCGGATTCGGTCGAGTACCAGGAGGCCTGGGACGAGCAGCGCCGCGTGCACGCCGCCCGGTTCGCCGACGAGCTCCCGGACACCTGTCTGCTGCTCGAGCACCCGCCGGTCTACACCGCGGGCCGCCGCACCCAGGACAGCGAGCGCCCCCTTGACGGCACCCCCGTCGTCGACGTGGACCGCGGCGGCAAGATCACCTGGCACGGCCCCGGACAGCTCGTGGGGTACCCGATCCAGAAGCTGCCGCGCCCGGTGGACGTCGTAGCACATGTGCGCCGCCTGGAAGAGGCACTTATCCGTACGTGTGCGGAGTTTGGCCTGGAGACGAGCCGGGTCGAGGGCCGCAGCGGCGTATGGGTCCTTGGCGACCCGGTGGAGCGGCGTCCGGCGCTCGGCGGGCTGACCCTGGACTTCGATCCACGGACGCAGGACGACGAGTTCGACGCCCGGTTCAACGGCCCGGAGTACGCCCCGTCCAACGCGGGCCAGCGCCGGGAGGACCGCAAGATCGCGGCCATCGGCATCCGCGTCGCCAAGGGCGTGACGATGCACGGCTTCGCCCTGAACGTGAATCCGGACAACACCTGGTTCGACAAGATCATCCCGTGCGGCATCCGCGACGCCGGCGTGACGTCGCTCTCGTACGAACTGGGCCGCGAGGTCACGATCGCCGACGTCCTGCCCGTCGCCGAGAAGCATCTGCGGGAGGTCCTGGAGGGCGCGGAGCTCAAGCCGCGCACCGTCGAGAAGCCCGTCGGGACGACGGTTGAGAACCCGGAAACCGAGAAGGCGACCGCCTAG
- a CDS encoding SCO2195 family GlnR-regulated protein has translation MQAAPVRATAIPSVTDALRVVESLLMSSGQRTARRNAWTSVLDDRRRAKDRAEALRVLEEAMTTRTS, from the coding sequence ATGCAGGCCGCGCCCGTTCGCGCCACCGCCATCCCGTCCGTCACCGACGCGCTGCGCGTCGTCGAGTCGCTTCTCATGAGCAGCGGCCAGCGCACCGCTCGCCGCAACGCCTGGACGTCAGTGCTCGACGACCGGCGTCGCGCCAAGGACCGGGCAGAGGCGCTGCGCGTGCTCGAAGAGGCGATGACAACCCGCACGTCGTAG
- a CDS encoding lipoyl synthase: MSAVAPDGRKMLRLEVRNAQTPIERKPEWIKTRAKMGPEYTKMQNLVKSEGLHTVCQEAGCPNIYECWEDREATFLIGGDQCTRRCDFCQIDTGKPQALDRDEPRRVGESVVTMDLNYATITGVARDDLDDGGAWLYAETVRQIHAMTADRAEGQTKVELLIPDFNADPDQLAEVFSSRPEVLGHNVETVPRIFKRIRPGFRFERSLEVITRAREAGLVTKSNLILGMGEEREEISEALHALHDAGCELITITQYLRPTPRHHPVERWAKPQEFVELKEEAEEIGFSGVMSGPLVRSSYRAGRLFQMAVEKRGAYVASQAV; encoded by the coding sequence GTGTCCGCAGTCGCACCCGACGGACGCAAGATGCTGCGCCTGGAGGTCCGGAACGCCCAGACCCCCATCGAGCGCAAGCCCGAGTGGATCAAGACCCGGGCGAAAATGGGCCCCGAGTACACGAAGATGCAGAACCTCGTGAAGAGCGAGGGCCTGCACACGGTCTGCCAGGAGGCGGGCTGTCCCAACATCTACGAGTGCTGGGAAGACCGCGAGGCCACCTTCCTCATCGGCGGTGACCAGTGCACCCGGCGCTGCGACTTCTGCCAGATCGACACGGGCAAGCCGCAGGCACTCGACCGCGACGAGCCCCGCCGCGTGGGCGAGTCCGTCGTCACGATGGACCTGAACTACGCCACGATCACCGGCGTAGCCCGCGACGACCTGGACGACGGCGGCGCCTGGCTGTACGCGGAGACCGTGCGCCAGATCCACGCGATGACGGCGGACCGCGCCGAGGGCCAGACCAAGGTCGAGCTCCTCATCCCCGACTTCAACGCGGACCCCGACCAGCTGGCCGAGGTCTTCTCCTCGCGCCCCGAGGTCCTCGGGCACAACGTGGAGACGGTGCCGCGCATCTTCAAGCGGATCCGCCCCGGCTTCCGCTTCGAGCGCTCGCTCGAGGTCATCACCCGCGCCCGCGAGGCCGGTCTGGTCACCAAGTCGAACCTCATCCTCGGCATGGGCGAGGAGCGCGAGGAGATCAGCGAGGCGCTGCACGCGCTGCACGACGCGGGCTGCGAGCTCATCACGATCACGCAGTACCTGCGTCCGACGCCGCGGCACCACCCCGTGGAGCGCTGGGCCAAGCCGCAGGAGTTCGTGGAGCTGAAGGAGGAGGCCGAGGAGATCGGTTTCTCCGGCGTCATGTCGGGACCGCTGGTCCGCTCCTCGTACCGCGCCGGGCGCCTCTTCCAGATGGCGGTCGAGAAGCGTGGGGCGTACGTCGCCTCGCAGGCGGTGTGA